In the Ursus arctos isolate Adak ecotype North America unplaced genomic scaffold, UrsArc2.0 scaffold_5, whole genome shotgun sequence genome, one interval contains:
- the LOC113261409 gene encoding olfactory receptor 2L8-like: protein MENINETSTDFFLMGLFPPSRFGLFFFILIFLIFLMALFGNLSMIILILLDTHLHTPMYFLLSQLSFMDLNYISTIVPKMTSDYLSGNNSVSFIGCGVQCFFFITLAGAEALILASMAYDRYVAICFPLHYPICMSKRVYMLMITGSWIMGSINSFAHTAYVLHIPYCRSRTINHFFCDVPAMLTLACMDTWVYEYTVFVSIALFLVFPFMGIACSYGQVLLTICHMRSTEGRRKAYLTCSTHLTVVTFYYAPFAYTYLRPRSFRSPTEDKVLAVFYTILTPMLNPIIYSLRNKEVTGAMRRVIQRSCSVEM from the coding sequence atggaaaatattaatgaaacatCTACTGACTTCTTCTTAATGGGCTTATTCCCACCATCAAGGTTTGgcctgtttttcttcattctcatttttctcattttcctaatggctcTGTTTGGAAACCTGTCCATGATCATTCTCATCCTCCTGGACACCCAtctccacacacccatgtattTTCTACTTAGTCAGCTCTCCTTCATGGACTTGAACTACATCTCCACCATTGTCCCCAAGATGACTTCTGATTATCTCTCTGGAAacaattctgtttctttcattggGTGTGGAGTTCAGTGCTTCTTCTTCATTACTTTAGCTGGTGCAGAAGCATTAATATTAGCCTCTATGGCCTATGATCGTTATGTGGCTATTTGCTTTCCTCTTCACTACCCCATTTGTATGAGCAAAAGAGTGTATATGTTGATGATAACAGGATCTTGGATAATGGGCTCAATCAACTCTTTTGCTCACACTGCATATGTCCTACATATTCCTTACTGCCGATCCAGGACCATCAACCATTTCTTCTGTGACGTTCCAGCCATGTTGACTCTGGCCTGCATGGACACCTGGGTCTATGAGTACACAGTGTTTGTGAGCATCGCCCTCTTCCTTGTATTTCCTTTCATGGGCATTGCATGTTCCTATGGCCAGGTTCTCCTTACCATTTGTCACATGCGGTcaacagaggggaggaggaaggcctATTTGACCTGCAGCACCCATCTCACTGTGGTGACTTTCTACTATGCACCCTTTGCTTACACTTATTTACGCCCAAGATCCTTCCGATCTCCCACAGAGGACAAGGTTCTGGCTGTCTTCTACACCATCCTGACCCCAATGCTCAACCCCATCATCTATAGCCTGAGAAATAAGGAGGTGACTGGGGCAATGAGAAGAGTGATTCAGAGATCCTGTTCTGTAGAAATGTAG